The Humulus lupulus chromosome 4, drHumLupu1.1, whole genome shotgun sequence genome has a window encoding:
- the LOC133832848 gene encoding probable serine/threonine protein kinase IREH1, giving the protein MEKDKSSSLQQWCGHVQVSNNFPNRGKRIDFWPLKLNVGNSNDAYDKAFLFAYNVLKKADMIQKNAVESILAECSFVLSATGYYLTDFGLSKVGLINSNDDLSGPAVSTTSLMVEDEPELSVPEHQQERRKKRSAVGTPDYLAPEVLLGTGHGTTVDWWSVGVILFELIVGIPPFNAEHPQDKLIALSLRIFSLVLWGLE; this is encoded by the exons ATGGAAAAGGACAAGAGCTCATCGCTTCAGCAATGGTGTGGTCATG ttcagGTCTCCAATAATTTTCCGAATAGG GGGAAGAGAATAGATTTTTGGCCTTTGAAGTTAAATGTTGGAAATTCGAATGATGCTTATGATAAAGCTTTCTTGTTTGCATATAAT GTTCTTAAAAAGGCTGACATGATCCAGAAAAATGCAGTTGAAAGTATCTTGGCGGAATGTTCATTTGTGCTATCTGCCACAG GTTATTAT TTGACCGACTTTGGGCTCTCAAAGGTTGGTCTTATCAACAGTAATGATGATTTATCCGGCCCAGCCGTAAGTACCACATCTCTAATGGTGGAAGATGAGCCCGAGTTATCTGTGCCTGAGCATCAGCAAGAAAGACGAAAGAAACGTTCTGCTGTTGGCACACCTGACTATTTGGCACCAGAGGTACTATTGGGAACAGGACATG GTACAACTGTCGATTGGTGGTCAGTTGGTGTGATTTTGTTTGAACTGATTGTTGGTATTCCACCCTTCAATGCAGAGCATCCTCAG GACAAGCTTATTGCACTTTCTTTACGTATCTTTTCACTGGTCTTGTGGGGTCTTGAGTAG